Proteins found in one Prochlorothrix hollandica PCC 9006 = CALU 1027 genomic segment:
- a CDS encoding bifunctional serine/threonine-protein kinase/formylglycine-generating enzyme family protein yields the protein MAWAAGQRVNQGKYKILKVLGSGGFGITYKAEFDLAGFRCQVAIKTPNAALQAASPAEYAQFVQLFRKEARTMAGLRQLSQQLSMAQVTDFFEETQGRQQDPLPCLVMDFIAGTSLWDRVDQGGPLAEGEALAYIGEVGKALAALHGQGMVHRDAHPMNIMIRESRAILIDFGLACSIVPMGSAYVNAGFPHFAAPEQWRGNREPTVDIYTLAGSLYFALTARVPDLRTPPQAHKPRLSQGVNDAIVQALSLYPDQRPATMEQWLQALGQAHRAAPPPLPPPPSPPLPPSPSPSSTKPSPPPVQPVTAKTVVAVPPPRVPPSPVAGLRTETVTVGVITGVDAAGKGGRRQAVRVQRWLEDLGGGVTLALVRIPAGSFVMGSPEKEQKRNSPQGPQHRVNFPRDGWLGQFAVTQAQYQALMGTNPATGYDSEFIDPQKPVVGVSWDDAVKFCDRLSQNTGRAYRLPTEAEWEYACRAGTTTPFSFGETLTPDLANYDGNSTYGQGPKGIYRQKTTTVGSFPANPWGLYDMHGNVWEWCLDPWSDNYSWKTEDHPALKDGTVILPYSNTSRVLRGGSWYYFPWDCRSANRGWSTRDIFINNRGFRLVLASRTPSPVQPVTSKTVPAVPPSRVPPSPVAGLRTETVTVEVLTGVDAAGNGGQRQAVRVQRWLEDLGGGVTLALVQIPAGSFVMGSPEKEQDRGSDEGPQHRVNFPRDGWLGQFQVTQAQYQAVMGTNPASRYDSKFIDPQKPVVGVSWDEAVKFCDRLSQNTGRAYRLPTEAEWEYACRAGTTTPFSFGETLTPDLANYRGDYTYGQGPKGIYRQRTTTVGSFPANPWGLYDMHGNVWEWCLDPWSDNYSWKTEDHPARKDGTIILPYSNTSRVLRGGSWSAIRGLCRSAYRNRSTRDYFNFIRGFRLVLASRTP from the coding sequence ATGGCATGGGCAGCGGGGCAGCGGGTCAATCAGGGAAAATACAAGATTCTCAAGGTATTGGGTTCCGGGGGCTTTGGCATTACCTACAAAGCGGAATTTGACCTAGCGGGGTTCAGATGTCAGGTGGCGATCAAAACGCCCAATGCGGCCCTTCAGGCTGCGAGTCCGGCGGAATATGCCCAGTTTGTGCAACTGTTCCGCAAGGAAGCGCGAACCATGGCGGGTTTGCGGCAACTGAGCCAGCAGTTATCCATGGCCCAGGTCACGGATTTTTTTGAAGAAACCCAGGGACGACAGCAGGATCCGCTGCCCTGTTTGGTGATGGATTTTATTGCCGGGACTAGTTTGTGGGATCGGGTGGATCAGGGGGGTCCCTTGGCGGAGGGGGAGGCGCTGGCCTATATCGGGGAGGTGGGCAAGGCGTTGGCGGCGCTCCATGGGCAGGGGATGGTGCATCGGGATGCTCACCCCATGAACATCATGATTCGGGAGAGTCGGGCTATTTTGATTGATTTTGGGCTGGCTTGCTCGATCGTGCCCATGGGTAGTGCTTATGTTAATGCCGGATTCCCCCATTTTGCCGCGCCGGAGCAGTGGCGGGGGAACCGGGAGCCGACGGTGGATATTTACACCCTGGCGGGGTCCCTCTATTTTGCGTTGACGGCACGGGTGCCCGATTTACGCACGCCGCCCCAAGCCCATAAGCCTCGGCTGAGTCAGGGGGTTAATGATGCGATCGTCCAGGCATTAAGTCTATATCCAGACCAGCGCCCTGCAACCATGGAGCAGTGGCTACAGGCATTGGGGCAGGCCCACCGAGCCGCGCCTCCGCCCCTGCCTCCACCTCCATCTCCGCCCCTGCCTCCTTCTCCTTCCCCGTCTTCTACGAAACCCAGTCCCCCGCCGGTGCAGCCCGTGACCGCAAAAACAGTGGTGGCTGTCCCGCCCCCCAGGGTCCCCCCCAGTCCGGTGGCGGGGTTACGGACAGAGACGGTGACAGTGGGGGTGATTACGGGGGTGGACGCAGCGGGCAAGGGGGGACGGCGGCAAGCGGTGCGGGTGCAGCGGTGGTTGGAGGATTTGGGCGGTGGGGTGACCCTGGCCCTGGTGCGGATACCGGCGGGCAGTTTTGTGATGGGTTCACCTGAGAAGGAGCAGAAACGCAATTCTCCTCAAGGGCCGCAGCATCGGGTTAACTTTCCCCGTGATGGGTGGCTGGGGCAGTTTGCGGTGACCCAGGCCCAGTATCAGGCCCTTATGGGGACGAATCCGGCCACTGGTTATGACTCTGAGTTTATTGATCCCCAGAAACCAGTAGTGGGGGTGTCTTGGGATGATGCCGTGAAATTTTGCGATCGCCTCAGCCAGAATACAGGCCGTGCCTACCGTTTACCCACAGAAGCAGAGTGGGAATATGCCTGTCGGGCCGGAACCACCACCCCGTTTTCCTTTGGGGAAACCCTGACCCCTGATTTGGCTAACTATGATGGTAACTCCACCTATGGCCAGGGTCCAAAGGGAATCTACCGTCAAAAAACGACGACTGTGGGCAGTTTTCCCGCCAATCCCTGGGGTCTATACGATATGCATGGCAATGTCTGGGAGTGGTGTCTGGATCCGTGGAGCGATAACTATAGCTGGAAAACGGAGGATCACCCCGCCCTTAAAGACGGAACTGTTATATTGCCATATAGTAATACGAGCCGCGTGCTGCGTGGCGGATCTTGGTACTACTTTCCGTGGGACTGTCGGTCGGCGAATCGCGGCTGGAGCACGCGCGACATCTTCATCAACAACAGGGGTTTTCGGCTTGTTCTTGCCTCCAGGACTCCCTCGCCGGTGCAGCCCGTGACATCAAAAACGGTTCCGGCTGTCCCGCCCTCCAGGGTTCCCCCCAGTCCGGTGGCGGGGTTACGGACAGAGACGGTGACAGTGGAGGTGCTCACGGGGGTGGATGCAGCGGGCAACGGGGGACAGCGGCAAGCGGTGCGGGTGCAGCGGTGGTTGGAGGATTTGGGCGGTGGGGTGACCCTGGCCCTGGTGCAGATACCGGCGGGCAGTTTTGTGATGGGTTCACCTGAGAAGGAGCAGGATCGCGGCTCTGATGAAGGACCGCAACATCGGGTTAACTTTCCCCGTGATGGGTGGCTGGGTCAGTTTCAGGTGACCCAGGCCCAGTATCAGGCTGTGATGGGGACGAATCCGGCCAGTCGTTATGATTCTAAGTTTATTGATCCCCAAAAACCGGTCGTGGGGGTGTCTTGGGATGAGGCTGTGAAATTTTGCGATCGCCTCAGCCAGAATACAGGCCGTGCCTACCGTTTACCCACAGAAGCAGAGTGGGAATATGCCTGTCGGGCCGGAACCACCACCCCGTTTTCCTTTGGGGAAACCCTGACCCCTGATTTGGCTAACTATCGTGGTGACTATACCTATGGCCAGGGTCCTAAGGGGATCTACCGTCAAAGAACGACGACTGTGGGCAGTTTTCCCGCCAATCCCTGGGGTCTATACGATATGCATGGCAATGTTTGGGAGTGGTGTCTGGATCCGTGGAGTGACAACTATAGCTGGAAAACGGAGGATCACCCCGCCCGTAAAGACGGAACTATTATATTACCATATAGTAATACAAGCCGCGTGCTGCGTGGCGGATCTTGGTCAGCAATCCGAGGGCTCTGTCGGTCGGCGTATCGCAACAGGAGCACGCGCGACTACTTCAACTTCATCAGGGGTTTTCGGCTTGTTCTTGCCTCCAGGACTCCCTAA
- the psaM gene encoding photosystem I reaction center subunit XII: MANLQIIIALAVALHVGGMALKLGTELYK; the protein is encoded by the coding sequence ATGGCTAATCTCCAGATCATTATTGCCCTAGCGGTTGCTTTACATGTGGGTGGGATGGCGCTGAAGTTGGGTACGGAACTGTATAAGTAA